The proteins below are encoded in one region of Takifugu rubripes chromosome 1, fTakRub1.2, whole genome shotgun sequence:
- the slc16a12b gene encoding monocarboxylate transporter 12-B, whose translation MVGMKQPQARTSHLDGGWGWVIVGCCFMVTVCTRAVTRCISIFFVEFQSHFEADYSATAWVHSLADCTTMLCAPFGSLIVNRWSGRVSVMLGGLLSSCGLLLSSFSNSLEFLYFSMGIMMGLGFALCYTPAIVMVGCYFRERTALAYGVGLSGSGIGTFVLAPLVQSLIDLYSWRGALLVLSAFVANLCVCGALLRPIAVLDFKEEEETAEEKMTGHMSSQDVDLALKPPKEAEVSLLCLPESRRWCLDSCTLSSKDYSFLLLPDFLGLAVSFLLLSSGCSLPFIYLVPYALDNGLSQHNAAFLMSILGVINIVGNVTFGWLTDRKCLKPYRLTCYIVSVMMEGLCCLFVPLLRSFLLLVPFAVLYGYFDGAYVALIPVVTSDLVGTRHLSSALGVVYFLHGIPYLISPPTGGWLVDITGSYTATFFLSGCAILASALTLAIIAGILHCRHVRVAKEAQHRPLH comes from the exons ATGGTTGGAATGAAACAACCTCAAGCAAGAACCTCACACCTGGATGGAGGCTGGGGTTGGGTGATTGTTGGCTGCTGCTTCATGGTGACGGTCTGCACTCGTGCAGTGAccag atgtatCTCCATCTTCTTTGTGGAGTTTCAGAGTCACTTTGAAGCCGACTACTCGGCCACCGCCTGGGTCCACAGCCTGGCAGACTGCACCACCATGCTCTGTG cTCCGTTCGGCAGCCTGATCGTCAACCGCTGGTCAGGCCGGGTGTCTGTTATGCTCGGGGGTCTCCTGTCGTCCTGCgggctcctcctcagctccttcagcaacaGTCTAGAGTTCCTCTACTTCAGCATGGGAATCATGATGG GTCTGGGCTTTGCTCTCTGTTACACTCCCGCCATCGTGATGGTGGGCTGCTACTTCCGTGAGCGCACGGCGCTGGCGTACGGCGTTGGCCTGTCCGGCAGTGGCATTGGCACCTTTGTTTTGGCGCCACTGGTGCAGTCGCTCATCGATCTGTACTCTTGGAGGGGGGCACTGCTGGTCCTCAGTGCTTTTGTTgccaacctgtgtgtgtgtggtgctctGCTCCGGCCAATCGCAGTGCTGGAttttaaagaggaggaggagacagctGAAGAAAAGATGACTG GTCACATGTCATCCCAGGATGTTGACCTTGCTTTAAAACCACCTAAAGAAGCAGAGGTGAGCCTCTTGTGTTTACCAGAGTCAAGGAGATGGTGCTTGGACTCCTGCACCCTGTCTAGTAAGGACTACAGTTTCCTGTTGCTTCCAGACTTCCTGGGTCTGGCCGTGTCATTCCTGTTGCTATCCAGCGGCTGCAGCCTCCCCTTTATCTACCTGGTTCCGTATGCCCTGGATAATGGCCTCAGCCAGCATAATGCTGCCTTCCTGATGTCTATCCTGGGAGTCATAAACATTGTGGGAAATGTCACTTTCGGCTGGCTAACGGACAGGAA GTGTTTGAAGCCCTACCGTCTGACATGTTACATCGTCTCTGTGATGATGGAAGGCCTCTGCTGCCTCTTTGTGCCATTGCTGCGGTCTTTCCTGCTCCTCGTGCCCTTCGCCGTTCTCTACGGTTACTTTGACGGCGCCTATGTGGCCCTGATCCCCGTGGTGACGTCCGACCTGGTGGGAACTCGGCACCTGTCTTCAGCACTGGGTGTGGTGTATTTCCTCCATGGCATTCCCTACCTCATCAGTCCACCCACCGGAG GTTGGTTGGTTGACATCACAGGAAGCTACACCGCCACGTTCTTCCTCAGTGGGTGTGCCATCCTGGCCAGCGCACTCACTCTGGCCATCATTGCAGGGATACTACACTGCCGCCATGTCAGGGTCGCCAAGGAAGCCCAACACCGGCCCCTTCATTAA
- the LOC101073502 gene encoding ankyrin repeat domain-containing protein 1 isoform X3 produces the protein MAAFRHGPAVLWKLHETKRKAPLFIREIGDRSEPISSEGEEETAGGNGGYELSVSQEKQDTRSSEHANFSHPSSLRTDKAGRVILETTSDLQNLLILRQSKREQKCAVRRADAPPVVHTAPYYVDEEDFWKACDRNDLLVINRYLSTGGDVDACDAFERTGLHRACSHGNTGAVARLIEAGANIINSRDKLWSTCVHAACRGGHLSVLQLLLDHGADITAADKLKSSPLHVSVRTGHLRCVEFLIHNGASVNTQDREGDTPLHDAVRQSRLKIIQLLLLHGADTRVTNQKGRRPLDDVLEWQNETKTLLDEQADRK, from the exons ATGGCGGCGTTTCGGCACGGGCCTGCTGTTCTCTGGAAGCTTCAcgagacaaaaagaaaagctcCGCTGTTCATCCGTGAAAT tGGCGACAGATCAGAGCCAATCAGCTCCGAGGGTGAAGAGGAGACGGCG GGAGGCAACGGTGGCTACGAGTTGTCCGTTTCCCAAGAGAAACAGGACACACGGAGCAGCGAACACGCCAACTTCAGCCATCCCAGCAGCCTCAGG ACCGATAAAGCAGGTCGGGTGATCCTGGAGACTACTTCGGACCTCCAGAACCTCCTCATCCTGCGACAGAGCAAACGAgagcagaaatgtgcagtcaggagGGCCGATGCGCCCCCTGTTGTCCACACTGCG CCTTATTACGTGGATGAGGAGGACTTCTGGAAGGCGTGTGACCGGAACGACCTGCTGGTGATCAATAGGTACCTGAGCACGGGCGGGGATGTGGATGCCTGTGACGCG tttgAACGTACTGGTCTGCACAGAGCGTGCTCACATGGCAACACCGGAGCCGTCGCCAGACTGATCGAGGCGGGTGCAAACATCATCAACAGCAGAGACAAG ctgtggtccacctgtgtccATGCGGCCTGTCGTGGAGGACATCTGTCCGTTCTGCAACTGCTGCTGGACCACGGAGCGGACATCACTGCAGCTGACAAG CTGAAGAGCAGCCCTCTTCATGTTTCTGTGAGGACCGGACACCTCCGCTGTGTTGAGTTCCTGATCCACAACGGGGCCTCTGTCAACACGCAGGACCGA GAGGGAGACACTCCTCTGCACGATGCGGTTCGACAAAGCAGATTAAAGATCatccagctgctgttgctgcacgGAGCCGACACGCGCGTGACCAACCAG AAGGGTCGTCGCCCCCTCGATGATGTTCTGGAGTGGCAGAATGAAACGAAGACGCTGCTGGATGAgcaggctgacaggaagtga
- the LOC101073502 gene encoding ankyrin repeat domain-containing protein 1 isoform X1: MFTGFSWLLVKGPIKIREDYKNRWRGRSSLVTKVRRDQESPPASLTDKAEGQQGGNGGYELSVSQEKQDTRSSEHANFSHPSSLRTDKAGRVILETTSDLQNLLILRQSKREQKCAVRRADAPPVVHTAPYYVDEEDFWKACDRNDLLVINRYLSTGGDVDACDAFERTGLHRACSHGNTGAVARLIEAGANIINSRDKLWSTCVHAACRGGHLSVLQLLLDHGADITAADKLKSSPLHVSVRTGHLRCVEFLIHNGASVNTQDREGDTPLHDAVRQSRLKIIQLLLLHGADTRVTNQKGRRPLDDVLEWQNETKTLLDEQADRK, translated from the exons ATGTTTACAGGATTTTCGTGGTTATTGGTTAAGGGTCCTATAAAAATTAGAGAAGACTACAAGAATAGATGGAGAGGGAGATCTTCTCTGGTTACTAAGGTCAGACGGGATCAAGAGTCACCTCCTGCAAGTTTAACTGACAAGGCCGAAGGTCAG CAGGGAGGCAACGGTGGCTACGAGTTGTCCGTTTCCCAAGAGAAACAGGACACACGGAGCAGCGAACACGCCAACTTCAGCCATCCCAGCAGCCTCAGG ACCGATAAAGCAGGTCGGGTGATCCTGGAGACTACTTCGGACCTCCAGAACCTCCTCATCCTGCGACAGAGCAAACGAgagcagaaatgtgcagtcaggagGGCCGATGCGCCCCCTGTTGTCCACACTGCG CCTTATTACGTGGATGAGGAGGACTTCTGGAAGGCGTGTGACCGGAACGACCTGCTGGTGATCAATAGGTACCTGAGCACGGGCGGGGATGTGGATGCCTGTGACGCG tttgAACGTACTGGTCTGCACAGAGCGTGCTCACATGGCAACACCGGAGCCGTCGCCAGACTGATCGAGGCGGGTGCAAACATCATCAACAGCAGAGACAAG ctgtggtccacctgtgtccATGCGGCCTGTCGTGGAGGACATCTGTCCGTTCTGCAACTGCTGCTGGACCACGGAGCGGACATCACTGCAGCTGACAAG CTGAAGAGCAGCCCTCTTCATGTTTCTGTGAGGACCGGACACCTCCGCTGTGTTGAGTTCCTGATCCACAACGGGGCCTCTGTCAACACGCAGGACCGA GAGGGAGACACTCCTCTGCACGATGCGGTTCGACAAAGCAGATTAAAGATCatccagctgctgttgctgcacgGAGCCGACACGCGCGTGACCAACCAG AAGGGTCGTCGCCCCCTCGATGATGTTCTGGAGTGGCAGAATGAAACGAAGACGCTGCTGGATGAgcaggctgacaggaagtga
- the LOC101073502 gene encoding ankyrin repeat domain-containing protein 1 isoform X2: MAAFRHGPAVLWKLHETKRKAPLFIREIGDRSEPISSEGEEETAQGGNGGYELSVSQEKQDTRSSEHANFSHPSSLRTDKAGRVILETTSDLQNLLILRQSKREQKCAVRRADAPPVVHTAPYYVDEEDFWKACDRNDLLVINRYLSTGGDVDACDAFERTGLHRACSHGNTGAVARLIEAGANIINSRDKLWSTCVHAACRGGHLSVLQLLLDHGADITAADKLKSSPLHVSVRTGHLRCVEFLIHNGASVNTQDREGDTPLHDAVRQSRLKIIQLLLLHGADTRVTNQKGRRPLDDVLEWQNETKTLLDEQADRK; the protein is encoded by the exons ATGGCGGCGTTTCGGCACGGGCCTGCTGTTCTCTGGAAGCTTCAcgagacaaaaagaaaagctcCGCTGTTCATCCGTGAAAT tGGCGACAGATCAGAGCCAATCAGCTCCGAGGGTGAAGAGGAGACGGCG CAGGGAGGCAACGGTGGCTACGAGTTGTCCGTTTCCCAAGAGAAACAGGACACACGGAGCAGCGAACACGCCAACTTCAGCCATCCCAGCAGCCTCAGG ACCGATAAAGCAGGTCGGGTGATCCTGGAGACTACTTCGGACCTCCAGAACCTCCTCATCCTGCGACAGAGCAAACGAgagcagaaatgtgcagtcaggagGGCCGATGCGCCCCCTGTTGTCCACACTGCG CCTTATTACGTGGATGAGGAGGACTTCTGGAAGGCGTGTGACCGGAACGACCTGCTGGTGATCAATAGGTACCTGAGCACGGGCGGGGATGTGGATGCCTGTGACGCG tttgAACGTACTGGTCTGCACAGAGCGTGCTCACATGGCAACACCGGAGCCGTCGCCAGACTGATCGAGGCGGGTGCAAACATCATCAACAGCAGAGACAAG ctgtggtccacctgtgtccATGCGGCCTGTCGTGGAGGACATCTGTCCGTTCTGCAACTGCTGCTGGACCACGGAGCGGACATCACTGCAGCTGACAAG CTGAAGAGCAGCCCTCTTCATGTTTCTGTGAGGACCGGACACCTCCGCTGTGTTGAGTTCCTGATCCACAACGGGGCCTCTGTCAACACGCAGGACCGA GAGGGAGACACTCCTCTGCACGATGCGGTTCGACAAAGCAGATTAAAGATCatccagctgctgttgctgcacgGAGCCGACACGCGCGTGACCAACCAG AAGGGTCGTCGCCCCCTCGATGATGTTCTGGAGTGGCAGAATGAAACGAAGACGCTGCTGGATGAgcaggctgacaggaagtga
- the LOC101073502 gene encoding ankyrin repeat domain-containing protein 1 isoform X5 — translation MELQSGDRSEPISSEGEEETAGGNGGYELSVSQEKQDTRSSEHANFSHPSSLRTDKAGRVILETTSDLQNLLILRQSKREQKCAVRRADAPPVVHTAPYYVDEEDFWKACDRNDLLVINRYLSTGGDVDACDAFERTGLHRACSHGNTGAVARLIEAGANIINSRDKLWSTCVHAACRGGHLSVLQLLLDHGADITAADKLKSSPLHVSVRTGHLRCVEFLIHNGASVNTQDREGDTPLHDAVRQSRLKIIQLLLLHGADTRVTNQKGRRPLDDVLEWQNETKTLLDEQADRK, via the exons atggagctgcagag tGGCGACAGATCAGAGCCAATCAGCTCCGAGGGTGAAGAGGAGACGGCG GGAGGCAACGGTGGCTACGAGTTGTCCGTTTCCCAAGAGAAACAGGACACACGGAGCAGCGAACACGCCAACTTCAGCCATCCCAGCAGCCTCAGG ACCGATAAAGCAGGTCGGGTGATCCTGGAGACTACTTCGGACCTCCAGAACCTCCTCATCCTGCGACAGAGCAAACGAgagcagaaatgtgcagtcaggagGGCCGATGCGCCCCCTGTTGTCCACACTGCG CCTTATTACGTGGATGAGGAGGACTTCTGGAAGGCGTGTGACCGGAACGACCTGCTGGTGATCAATAGGTACCTGAGCACGGGCGGGGATGTGGATGCCTGTGACGCG tttgAACGTACTGGTCTGCACAGAGCGTGCTCACATGGCAACACCGGAGCCGTCGCCAGACTGATCGAGGCGGGTGCAAACATCATCAACAGCAGAGACAAG ctgtggtccacctgtgtccATGCGGCCTGTCGTGGAGGACATCTGTCCGTTCTGCAACTGCTGCTGGACCACGGAGCGGACATCACTGCAGCTGACAAG CTGAAGAGCAGCCCTCTTCATGTTTCTGTGAGGACCGGACACCTCCGCTGTGTTGAGTTCCTGATCCACAACGGGGCCTCTGTCAACACGCAGGACCGA GAGGGAGACACTCCTCTGCACGATGCGGTTCGACAAAGCAGATTAAAGATCatccagctgctgttgctgcacgGAGCCGACACGCGCGTGACCAACCAG AAGGGTCGTCGCCCCCTCGATGATGTTCTGGAGTGGCAGAATGAAACGAAGACGCTGCTGGATGAgcaggctgacaggaagtga
- the LOC101073502 gene encoding ankyrin repeat domain-containing protein 1 isoform X4: MELQSGDRSEPISSEGEEETAQGGNGGYELSVSQEKQDTRSSEHANFSHPSSLRTDKAGRVILETTSDLQNLLILRQSKREQKCAVRRADAPPVVHTAPYYVDEEDFWKACDRNDLLVINRYLSTGGDVDACDAFERTGLHRACSHGNTGAVARLIEAGANIINSRDKLWSTCVHAACRGGHLSVLQLLLDHGADITAADKLKSSPLHVSVRTGHLRCVEFLIHNGASVNTQDREGDTPLHDAVRQSRLKIIQLLLLHGADTRVTNQKGRRPLDDVLEWQNETKTLLDEQADRK, translated from the exons atggagctgcagag tGGCGACAGATCAGAGCCAATCAGCTCCGAGGGTGAAGAGGAGACGGCG CAGGGAGGCAACGGTGGCTACGAGTTGTCCGTTTCCCAAGAGAAACAGGACACACGGAGCAGCGAACACGCCAACTTCAGCCATCCCAGCAGCCTCAGG ACCGATAAAGCAGGTCGGGTGATCCTGGAGACTACTTCGGACCTCCAGAACCTCCTCATCCTGCGACAGAGCAAACGAgagcagaaatgtgcagtcaggagGGCCGATGCGCCCCCTGTTGTCCACACTGCG CCTTATTACGTGGATGAGGAGGACTTCTGGAAGGCGTGTGACCGGAACGACCTGCTGGTGATCAATAGGTACCTGAGCACGGGCGGGGATGTGGATGCCTGTGACGCG tttgAACGTACTGGTCTGCACAGAGCGTGCTCACATGGCAACACCGGAGCCGTCGCCAGACTGATCGAGGCGGGTGCAAACATCATCAACAGCAGAGACAAG ctgtggtccacctgtgtccATGCGGCCTGTCGTGGAGGACATCTGTCCGTTCTGCAACTGCTGCTGGACCACGGAGCGGACATCACTGCAGCTGACAAG CTGAAGAGCAGCCCTCTTCATGTTTCTGTGAGGACCGGACACCTCCGCTGTGTTGAGTTCCTGATCCACAACGGGGCCTCTGTCAACACGCAGGACCGA GAGGGAGACACTCCTCTGCACGATGCGGTTCGACAAAGCAGATTAAAGATCatccagctgctgttgctgcacgGAGCCGACACGCGCGTGACCAACCAG AAGGGTCGTCGCCCCCTCGATGATGTTCTGGAGTGGCAGAATGAAACGAAGACGCTGCTGGATGAgcaggctgacaggaagtga
- the LOC115250538 gene encoding uncharacterized protein — MADSGDGIQHGRNFIVITLRNFPRGESSRDVMVLNLMRLILQTEFADERLESPLVYNNLIAPDPPIRLRAPNRPEVSIQNDAERSNAAETGTETANRTSDTEEKDGPLGHVSASVEDSGENQPQTPRRRKRRKKKYDKAAGQPLDSSSGDEHHHLLRTQKRPGQSRSRTRRTLAGRKRLHGKWPGREGTRKDAEEETLSLLKTRRTTQRPAQLGCSPSEEPVPGPSGKRLLKEKGKESQLQATAPSKESREASGKAPPTGRRKRIRPRKGDKDPTKPPGGSTTDSEEVVQPKPLRKRKTKDKDK, encoded by the exons ATGGCAGACTCAGGAGATGGAATCCAGCACGGCAGAAATT TCATCGTTATTACGCTGCGTAATTTTCCGCGCGGCGAAAGCAGCCGAGATGTGATGGTTCTCAACCTGATGCGACTGATTCTGCAGACAGAATTTGCCGATGAAAGACTAGAGTCGCCTTTGGTATACAACAATTTAATAGCACCGGACCCTCCTATACGGCTGAGGGCCCCAAATCGGCCCGAAGTCTCGATCCAAAATGACGCCGAGCGCAGCAACGCGGCTGAAACAGGCACCGAAACAGCCAATAGAACCTCGGACACGGAGGAGAAAGACGGTCCTCTGGGGCATGTCAGCGCCTCTGTTGAAGACTCTGGTGAAAATCAGCCTCAAAcacccaggaggaggaagaggaggaaaaaaaagtacGATAAAGCTGCGGGCCAACCTCTGGATTCTTCCTCCGGGGACGAACATCATCATCTCCTAAGGACGCAGAAACGTCCAGGTCAAAGTCGCTCAAGGACAAGAAGGACATTAGCTGGTAGGAAGAGATTACATGGGAAATGGCCCGGAAGGGAAGGGACGCGTAAAGATGCTGAAGAGGAGACTCTTAGTCTGTTGAAAACCAGAAGAACGACACAAAGACCAGCTCAGCTTGGATGTTCTCCCAGTGAGGAACCTGTTCCCGGTCCTTCTGGGAAACGTTTGctgaaggaaaaaggaaaggaatCCCAGCTTCAAGCTACAGCGCCAAGCAAAGAGAGCCGAGAAGCTTCAGGTAAAGCACCTCCGACgggaaggagaaaaaggatAAGACCAAGAAAAGGTGATAAAGATCCAACCAAACCACCCGGAGGTTCGACTACAGACTCAGAAGAAGTTGTTCAACCAAAACctttgaggaagaggaaaacgaaagataaagataaataa